Proteins encoded within one genomic window of Calonectris borealis chromosome 1, bCalBor7.hap1.2, whole genome shotgun sequence:
- the RFXAP gene encoding LOW QUALITY PROTEIN: regulatory factor X-associated protein (The sequence of the model RefSeq protein was modified relative to this genomic sequence to represent the inferred CDS: substituted 1 base at 1 genomic stop codon) — MRGERGVAAPAPXGCGAARGRAEAPGAAGGAASVTGALRASPAAAPSSSSSSSAASSSSSLALLVMQPCGGEEAAAGAGGGVLPLPGADPLLPPPGSGGLMLFYELGGDGEAEAGEEAEAAGGESTASPEELEEEETTTVAAAAVAAATSSGEAAAAGGGCKSCTYQGCSETTTQVVKQRKPWMCKRHRNKIYKDKYKRKKSDQALGGGGAAAAGGGPRAEDSVEGSVSVTKQRTGSIGDRPARPTLLEQVLNKKRLSLLRSPEVVQFLQKQQQLLSQQALEQRQQQFQGAPG; from the exons ATGCGCGGTGAGCGCGGGGTGGCGGCGCCTGCGCCCTAGGGGTGCGgtgcggcgcgggggcgggctgaggcgccgggggccgcgggcggggcggcctCGGTTACCGGCGCCCTGcgggccagccccgccgccgctccctcgtcgtcgtcctcctcctccgccgcctcctcctcctcctcgctggcgCTGCTCGTGATGCAGCCGTGCGGAggcgaggaggcggcggctggggcgggggggggcgtgcTGCCGCTCCCGGGCGCCgacccgctgctgccgccccccgGTAGCGGCGGCCTCATGTTATTCTACGAACTGGGGGGCGACGGCGAGGCTGAGGCGGGGGAGGAGgccgaggcggcgggcggcgagaGCACGGCCAGcccggaggagctggaggaggaggagacgacgacggtggcggcggcggcggtagCGGCGGCGACTTCGAGCGgcgaagcggcggcggcgggcggcggctgcAAGAGCTGCACCTATCAGGGCTGCAGCGAGACCACCACGCAGGTGGTGAAGCAGCGCAAGCCCTGGATGTGCAAGCGCCACCGCAACAAGATTTACAAGGACAAGTACAAGCGCAAGAAGAGCGACCAGGccctggggggcggcggggcggccgccgcggggggcggcccgCGGGCCGAG GATAGTGTTGAAGGTTCAGTTTCTGTTACAAAACAGAGAACAGGATCCATTGGAGATCGCCCAGCAAGACCTACTCTTTTAGAACAAGTATTGAATAAAAAGAGGCTG TCCCTACTCAGGAGTCCAGAAGTAGTGCAGTTTCTACAGAAACAACAGCAACTGTTAAGTCAACAGGCTTTGGAACAAAGGCAGCAACAGTTTCAAGGAGCACCTGGGTAA